A genomic stretch from bacterium includes:
- a CDS encoding ferritin family protein: MSLSDEQDLVIALLTLHEELLGKMYDTYAERFKDLKEVWKRLAGAERGHAKMLDGLRSKIKKGELSFNQDRFELEAMRTSLVHLETKVAEASTINTVLEALRTALEFEKGILERRYYKVADGDHPEMRSIFMLLAIDTELHRDEIQKLYNEFSRK, encoded by the coding sequence ATGAGTCTTAGTGACGAACAGGATTTGGTGATCGCTTTATTGACGCTTCATGAGGAATTACTTGGGAAGATGTACGATACCTACGCGGAGCGGTTTAAGGACCTCAAAGAGGTTTGGAAAAGACTAGCTGGGGCTGAACGTGGTCATGCGAAAATGCTCGACGGGCTGCGTTCGAAAATCAAAAAAGGCGAGCTATCCTTTAATCAAGACCGCTTCGAGTTGGAAGCGATGCGTACATCACTCGTTCATCTTGAGACTAAAGTCGCGGAAGCTTCAACGATTAACACCGTTCTTGAGGCGCTGAGGACCGCCTTGGAGTTTGAGAAAGGCATCCTTGAAAGACGTTATTACAAGGTAGCCGATGGGGATCATCCGGAGATGCGAAGCATCTTCATGCTGCTGGCCATCGACACCGAACTCCATAGGGACGAAATCCAAAAGCTATATAACGAATTTTCCCGTAAGTAG